A stretch of DNA from Leptolyngbya sp. SIO1E4:
GTCATTAATGCCAAAGGTGAAGTGTCGCGATCGCCCCACAGAAACGGAATGGATTATCTACAGCAGACTTTACTAGAAGAAGAAGGCATTCAGTTTAACCCACAGGGAAAGCTCGACCTCAACACCTATCGTTGGATCGCTGATCCAGAACTTTTGGACGCAGCACTTGAGCGTGTCCAGACAGCGTTGAATGGAGAAGGCGAGAGAGAAGAGGATTAAGGGATGGGGCGATGGGGAAATAGGGAAATGGGGGAGACACATCACTTTTGACCTCTACCGACGACTGCCCACTCCCAACGTCTCTATCCCCTGACATGCCTCTCTCCATTCCTTCTCCACAACCCATAGAAATTGGATCAAAAACGTGCGATCGCTAGATCAACCCGGTAGCCTATGCGTGGAGATCAAAGAGCACAGCATGAGCATTCAGACGCCAGAGTGGGTCAAGCACGCCGTCTTCTATCAAATTTTTCCTGACCGATTTGCCCGGACTCACCCCCCTATCAATCGCCCTGAAATGGCTGTTCCCTTAGAACCGTGGGACAGCCCTCCAACATTATCTGGGTACAAAGGCGGTGAGCTTTGGGGCGTAATCGAGAAACTCGATTATCTACAAGAGTTGGGAATCACAGCACTGTATTTCACCCCTATTTTTCAGTCTGCGAGCAACCATCGCTACCACACCCACGACTACTACCAAGTTGACCCACTGCTAGGGGGCAATGAAGCCTTTGCTGAGTTGTTAAATGCCGCCCATCAACGAGACATGCGGGTGGTTTTAGATGGGGTGTTTAACCATGCTA
This window harbors:
- a CDS encoding MGMT family protein; translated protein: MANTYDLIYAVVRQIPFGKVATYGQVAELAGLIGKPRLVGYALYRVTEAEEIPWHRVINAKGEVSRSPHRNGMDYLQQTLLEEEGIQFNPQGKLDLNTYRWIADPELLDAALERVQTALNGEGEREED